The proteins below are encoded in one region of Ascochyta rabiei chromosome 21, complete sequence:
- a CDS encoding Saccharolysin, producing MAPSQYKKPPQLPPKFTATKQSLLDDTKRLIERSRGVQDAVVKAGDATFAKAILPIAHDDNKMAIESHIIGFYNAVSTSKELRDASSEAEQLLDDFGIESSMREDVFQLVDKVLKAKEQLDPESQRLLEKDHKSFIRNGLNIPAGEKRDRFKAIKQRLSTIGIQFSKNLNEENGGLWFTPDELHGVPDDVLSGLKKGEGENEGKIWLTFKYPDLFPTLKYATNAETRKKVFVENENKCNQNVELFREAILLRDEAARILGYKNHAEFRIEDKMAKTPKTVDDFLGDLRTRLAPGGKKEIEALMEFKKNDVKEQGLHGELAEKYYLWDHRYYDRLMLEKDFQLDHQVIAEYFPLQTTIQGMLKIFEELFGLVFVEIIGEERTALADGGKAEDIVWHPEVQVFSVWDDEGEGAGFVGYLYLDLFPRDGKYGHAANFNLQPGYIDEDGKRRYPATALVCNFSKPTPKKPSLLKHDEVVTLFHELGHGIHDLVSRTTYSRFHGTNTVRDFVEAPSQMLENWCWTPSQLRSLSYHYSHLSPEYEQAYLESSGTDKKPSDERIPNSLISKLINTKHVNDALFNLRQLHFGTFDMTIHEPSSHEEIEKLDITQLYNSLRQEISQLDGPEALSGEKKGDWHWGNGQATFGHLIGGYDAGYYGYLSSQVYSTDMFYSVFKADPMNAKEGRRYRHTVLERGGSKEEMDILEEFLGRKPSTEAFYKELGISK from the exons ATGGCGCCCTCGCAATACAAGAAACCCCCGCAGCTACCGCCCAAGTTCACCGCTACCAAACAGAGCTTGCTCGACGACACGAAGAGGCTGATCGAGAGGTCGCGAGGCGTACAGGATGCTGTTGTGAAGGCTGGAGATGCAACCTTTGCAAAGGCCATCCTGCCCATTGCCCACGATGACAACAAGATGGCCATTGAGTCGCACATCATTGGCTTCTACAACGCTGTTTCCACTAGCAAGGAGCTGCGAGATGCGTCCAGCGAGGCAGAGCAGCTGCTCGACGACTTTGGCATCGAGTCATCCATGCGCGAGGATGTCTTCCAGCTGGTCGACAAGGTACTGAAGGCAAAGGAGCAGCTGGACCCAGAGTCGCAACGCCTGCTGGAGAAGGACCACAAGTCATTCATCAGAAACGGTCTGAACATTCCTGCGGGCGAGAAGCGCGACAGGTTCAAGGCAATCAAGCAGCGCCTCAGCACTATTGGCATTCAGTTCTCGAAGAACCTGAACGAGGAGAATGGTGGACTGTGGTTCACACCCGACGAGCTGCATGGTGTACCGGACGACGTCTTGTCCGGCCTGAAGAAGGGCGAGGGTGAGAATGAAGGCAAGATCTGGCTCACCTTCAAGTATCCCGACCTTTTCCCGACTCTGAAGTACGCCACCAATGCCGAGACACGAAAGAAAGTCTTTGTTGAGAACGAGAACAAGTGCAACCAGAACGTCGAACTGTTCCGCGAGGCCATCCTTCTCCGTGACGAGGCCGCTCGCATTCTCGGATACAAGAACCACGCCGAGTTCAGGATAGAGGACAAGATGGCGAAGACACCCAAGACAGTCGACGACTTCCTCGGCGACTTGCGTACACGCCTTGCACCAGGTGGCAAGAAGGAGATCGAAGCCCTGATGGAGTTCAAGAAGAACGATGTCAAGGAGCAGGGTCTTCATGGTGAATTGGCAGAGAAATATTACCTCTGGGATCACAGGTACTACGATCGCTTGATGCTGGAGAAGGATTTCCAGCTTGATCACCAGGTCATTGCCGAATACTTCCCGCTCCAGACCACCATCCAAGGTATGCTGAAGATTTTCGAGGAGCTCTTTGGCCTTGTCTTTGTCGAGATTATCGGCGAGGAGAGGACAGCTCTGGCAGATGGTGGTAAGGCAGAGGACATCGTTTGGCACCCGGAAGTCCAGGTTTTCAGCGTGTGGGACGACGAGGGCGAAGGTGCTGGCTTCGTTGGTTACCTCTACCTCGATCTCTTCCCCCGCGACGGCAAGTACGGACACGCTGCCAACTTCAACTTGCAGCCCGGTTACATAGATGAGGACGGCAAACGACGCTACCCCGCCACTGCGTTGGTCTGCAATTTCTCGAAGCCGACACCGAAGAAGCCTTCGCTCCTGAAGCACGATGAAGTCGTCACTTTGTTCCATGAGCTCGGTCACGGTATCCACGATCTGGTCTCTCGAACAACCTACTCCCGCTTCCACGGCACCAACACAGTTCGCGACTTCGTCGAAGCCCCATCGCAGATGCTGGAGAACTGGTGCTGGACGCCATCTCAGCTGCGCTCCCTGTCGTACCACTACTCTCATCTCTCACCCGAGTACGAGCAGGCCTACCTCGAGTCGTCTGGTACCGACAAGAAGCCCTCTGACGAGCGCATCCCCAACTCTCTCATTAGCAAGCTCATCAACACCAAGCATGTCAACGACGCTCTGTTCAACTTGAGACAACTGCACTTCGGTACCTTCGACATGACCATACACGAGCCCAGCAGCCATGAGGAGATCGAGAAGCTAGACATCACACAGCTCTACAACAGCCTCCGCCAGGAGATTTCGCAGCTTGACGGCCCGGAGGCCCTTAGCGGGGAGAAGAAGGGCGATTGGCACTGGGGCAACGGGCAGGCTACTTTCGGTCACTTGATCGGCGGGTACGATGCTGG TTACTACGGCTACCTCTCTTCTCAGGTGTATTCCACAGACATGTTCTACTCGGTCTTCAAGGCTGATCCAATGAATGCaaaggaaggaaggaggtACAGGCACACGGTGCTTGAGCGCGGTGGATCGAAGGAGGAGATGGACATCCTCGAGGAATTCTTGGGCAGGAAACCGAGCACCGAGGCTTTCTACAAGGAGCTTGGCATTTCGAAGTAG